From the Candidatus Saccharimonadaceae bacterium ML1 genome, one window contains:
- the gatC gene encoding Asp-tRNA(Asn)/Glu-tRNA(Gln) amidotransferase subunit GatC — MSTITTDDVHHLAQLSSLQLSDSEVENLRADLENIINHINQLNEVDTSGVEPTYQVTGLENVWRGDEIDAGSVTPEQLLDLAAEQSGHCVKVPKVL, encoded by the coding sequence ATGAGTACAATTACTACCGATGATGTGCACCATCTGGCACAGTTAAGCAGTTTACAGTTATCTGATAGCGAGGTTGAAAATCTACGCGCAGATCTCGAAAATATTATCAACCATATCAATCAGCTGAACGAAGTCGATACGAGCGGCGTCGAACCGACATACCAAGTGACGGGGCTTGAAAACGTGTGGCGCGGCGACGAAATTGACGCTGGCAGCGTAACGCCGGAGCAACTACTTGATCTAGCGGCAGAACAGAGCGGTCATTGCGTAAAAGTACCAAAGGTGTTATAG